A stretch of DNA from Aliarcobacter thereius LMG 24486:
ATCTGTATTTTCTCCATCCCAATCAAAATCTTCACTTATATTTACAGTTGGAATTGGAAAAGTAAAAGGTTGAGCTGTTTTATCTCCTTCTGTCATAACTTCATAATAAGCTCTATTTATATTATTCATCTCTTTTTGGAAATCTTTATAAGTAAGCTCTTCAAAGCTTGAAACTCCCCTATTTCTTGCCTCTTTTAAAAGTTCTTCATCTTTTAAATCTTTAAATAGATGTCTTTGGTTTCTTGTAGGAATTTGATCTTTTAAATCTTCTGGAACTGTCCAATCTATTGTAATATTTGTAAAAGGGCTTTGTCCCCAACGTGCAGGAACATTTAAATTATAAATAAAACTTCTAATAGCTTTTTTTATATCTTTATACTCAAGCTTATCTTTAAAAACATAAGGTGCTAAATAGGTATCAAACGAGCTAAAAGCTTGAGCTCCTGCCCATTCACTTTGAAGAATTCCTAAGAAATTTGCCATCTGTCCTAAAGCTTCTCTAAAATGATTTGGTGCTTTACTTTCTACTCTTCCTCTTACTTCATTAAATCCTTCATCAAGTAAAACTCTCAAACTCCAACCTGCACAATAAGCACTTAAACAATCCAAATCATGAATATGAATATCTGCACTTCTATGTGCATATCCTTGCTCTTTTGTATAGACTTTATCCAACCAATAATTTGCAATGACTTTTCCTGCACTATTATTTATAAGTCCAGCATGAGAATAACCTGTATTTGAATTTGCTTTTATTCTCCAATCTTCGCCATTTATATACTCTTGTATAGTTTGTGTTGAATTTATATAAGTTGTATCTTCATTTAGTCCAAATATCTGTTCTCTTTGTATTTTATGAAGATGTCTATAAAGCATAAAACTTTTTAAAACTTCAAAATATTTACTTTCAAAAAGCTCTTTTTCAATACAATCTTGAATATCTTCAACTGTATTTATATTTTCTAATTTAACTTTTGATAAAACAGTGTTAAATATAGTTTTATCGTATGTGTTTTCTACACTTTTAAAGGCTTTCTTTATAGCATCTTCTATTTTAAAAGCTTTAAAATCAACTCTGCTTCCATCTCTTTTTATAATTTTTTTTTGCATAGCTTTTTCCCTTCATCTAATCCTTGAAATTTTAGAGAAGAAGTTCTTAGTAAGTTGTAAGAGATTTTGTCACAAAAGTGTCATTTTATGATATTCCAAAAAATATTTTTAATCTTTTTTTAACTGTTTATAAAGATTAATTAACTAAAATATTCACTTTTAATAAATTATGAGGAAAACAAATGAAACACTTTTTAAGTTTAATGGACTTCTCAAAAGAAGAGATTTTAGATATTTTAGCTTTAGCTAAAAAAATAAAAGATGATGCAAAAGCCGGTAAACATAAAGATTATATGCCAAAAAAAATTCTAGGAATGATTTTTGAAAAAAGTTCTACAAGAACAAGAGTTTCATTTGAAGCTGGAATTTATGAATTAGGTGGAGTAGGACTATTTTTATCATCAAATGATATT
This window harbors:
- a CDS encoding ribonucleoside triphosphate reductase, with the translated sequence MQKKIIKRDGSRVDFKAFKIEDAIKKAFKSVENTYDKTIFNTVLSKVKLENINTVEDIQDCIEKELFESKYFEVLKSFMLYRHLHKIQREQIFGLNEDTTYINSTQTIQEYINGEDWRIKANSNTGYSHAGLINNSAGKVIANYWLDKVYTKEQGYAHRSADIHIHDLDCLSAYCAGWSLRVLLDEGFNEVRGRVESKAPNHFREALGQMANFLGILQSEWAGAQAFSSFDTYLAPYVFKDKLEYKDIKKAIRSFIYNLNVPARWGQSPFTNITIDWTVPEDLKDQIPTRNQRHLFKDLKDEELLKEARNRGVSSFEELTYKDFQKEMNNINRAYYEVMTEGDKTAQPFTFPIPTVNISEDFDWDGENTDILFENTAKIGSSYFQNFIGSQYIKDEKGNLIKNEKAYKVGDVRSMCCRLQLDLRELLKRGGGLFGSAEMTGSIGVVTINMARLGYLYKNDIKALFLRLEELMDLSKDILERKRVFVQEMYDRGLYPYTKRYLKNFNNHFSTIGVNGINEMLKNLYGENIDISTDEGNELSLEILDFMRKKMLEYQEITGNLYNLEATPAEGTTYRFAKEDKKRYKDIIQAGFDENIYYTNSSQLPVDFTDDPFEALNLQDELQCKYTGGTVMHLYMKERISSAEACKKLLKNVISNFRLPYITITPLFSVCPKHGYLNGEHEYCPKCDDEIIKEELKNAKKQSA